A region of the Gambusia affinis linkage group LG11, SWU_Gaff_1.0, whole genome shotgun sequence genome:
ctctctcttttcgatgttttttcaaaaacaggttttgcattagaggatttttttctcagaaaagtctcttaactcttttttttttttttttttttttctctttccctgaagttgtagattttttaaaattttgtcaaaCTCCCTTCACTTTGTCATTAActtctcttgtttattttttattttttaactagaGTTGGTGGGTGAAAGCGTCCTGTCCATCCAGTCGTCTGAAAAGGTGACGAGCATCAGCCTACCTCCCTCCCCGCCCTACCACGCTCTGGAGTTCCAGCTCGAGGTTCTGTGCATCATCCCGTCCGGGTCCGAGCGGCCGGCCAACGAGAGGCTGACCAACGGGGAAGTGCGCCATCGACCTCGCAGCTACAGTCATCCCAACACGCCCATGACCGCCATTGACCAAAGGGTGAGGAACACAACACTTcatgttcttgtgttttttctagCGCTCTGCTGCAGGAGTGTGAATTTCCTTCAAGGACATAAAGTTGCTGCTATGGCCTCCTAGTTGTTGCAGATTGAGAAACTGAATGCAGCATGCTCAAATTAACACGGCAGAGTCGCGCCGAAACCAGAGTTTCTTCTTTTAACTCAATCTAGACGTGTGCAGCGGGTCGTCGGTACCGGAGATTAGAGTTCCGAAGGTGTTTTCTGATCTCCGGTGTTGCTTTAGCATTTAATCAGGAAATGTCTGTGACTCTGAGAAACTGAGACGATGACAAGTGGAAAGGAAACGACGTAGTCTGAAACCAGacgagttttttattttttttacaacagtgCAGTTTCTGTCCACAGATGTCTATCGACTGTCCATGGTCGATCTACTCCACCCTGCTCGCCCTTACCTTCTACATCCCCTTCAAGACCAAACACTCACTGCTTTCCGCTGGCAACAGGTGAGGCAGCCGCGGATCGTAGAATAATCTGTCATCCAGATGAAAATGCTTATGGGATTATGTTTGGGCTGCAGCTAATGATGGTTTTAGTATTTGATTATTCTATCTATTATTTGACGATTAATCGGGTAAAGACTCTGCAGATTtctcatttaatcttttttttttatacattattaGAACATTATTACATGCcaataatcaaataataatttttttttttttaaataagaaaataaatactgtattgCCTTATACAAGAACATCATTCCtttagcaaaggatgcatctgctgCTAAATAAATACCTGTTAAAAGCTCAGCTCTTGACTTGACATCAATATAGTGAATGGCTGATCTGGTGAttcatttttttagattaaacaattaattggatgcgaaaagtgctttttttattttttttgatgagTCTGAAGCAGACGAAGCTAAAACTGACACTAGGACTTCTGGGTAAAACAAATATACAGAAAAGGacgatttttttattttttattatttcatatgaaaaatgtaaatatttttgtacagttttaacATAATTTCCGCTctgattgtgtttcttttagCAAATGGCCTGCTCTACAGTTTTTTAATACTCCAGTTAGCAACTGATTACAGATTTTTCAGCAATCCCTTTATCacaattaatccgattaatcgtttcagccctagattatattttggtaaaaatagCAAATGCGTTGAATTCTGCATTCTCCTGGACTTACCTTTACCTCTGTCCCCTGTGACGCCACAGAAAGTACATCCAGGTGTGTGTGCAGAACGTGTCGGATATGAACTTCACCCTGGCAGACTTGAAACTGACAGAGAAGCAACACTCATCGTTGGAACTACAATCCtttaacactaaaacaaatCAGGTGAGAAAGAAGATTTTTCTTAATTGCAATCAGAGAGAAGAACAGTTCAACTTCCCATATAAAGTCTGTAACACATGAGCCAAGTTATCCTGCTAAGCCAAAAGCCCCATTCAGACTTTTGTAGTGATCAGAAAGTCCTTTTTGTGAAAGCATTTCCAGAAGTGTCCGAGGATCAGGACCTGGACATGATTGACGCCTTACATCTGTTGATGGTGCTTTCTTCCTCCACCCTCTCTCCAGCTTCTGTGCAGCAAGCACAGCGTGTTCTGCCTGTGGGAGGTGAGGTGGAAGGACGACCTGCCCTCGTGTCTACAGTGTGTTTTCTCTGCCAACTTCAGTCCGCTTAACCAAGACAGCTCTGCCTTCAAACCGTTCCACTACCAGTTCCAGCTGGAGAGAGTCACTGTGAGTCACTGAGCcgtttcttcatcttcttctgcttcttgttCCTCCTGTGGCCTGAACGCTCGAGTAGTACGGTCACTATTGCAAATAAAGattgcagaaagagaaaatgacgACCCGGCCTCTTGTTTCCCGCTGCCAGACATTGTACAGCGTGAGAGCGGAGATCCTGCCCCCCGCGGGAGAGCAGCACTGCCGCTCCGGTTTGGTCTGCGAGCTGGAGGTGTGCATCACACGACTGACTGAGCCCTCAGAGGGAGAGGTAGCCGAGGACAGCAAGACTGACACGGATGGACTCAAAACCACCAGGCTTATGTATGAGGGTGAGTCGgcagcagggttttttttttttttgtttttttttttccctcaaggAGAACACAACCTTGTCATCTAAATAAAAGCGGCATGAATCGGATGATGGTGAATTAGCTTGGATTTTGCTTTCCTTAAACACTAAAGCTGATGGTTGCAAACCGAATATCATTTTCACTTCATTGTTggcctgtcacataaaatccctagTAAATATGCTGAAGTTTGAAGTGATTAGTGATGAAACTGTTAGTCAGATTAATGGTGGTTAATGGAGTTttgaaataatcgtcagctAATTTaacaatcaattaatcgttatGTTTGGTATACAGACTCATAAATGAGGCCATCAGAGCAGTAAGTGAGCCAAAactctctaaaaaaaattatagattttgcatctaagattaaaaaacaatatctttttaaatatgatttaccCGTAACCGTTTAAGTGGCAGCATTTTAGCTTCACATGGTTCAAATCCTGCTAAAAATGATAATGATTTACGCACTTTTTGCCATCCAACTTTTAATcagtaaatgcaaaaattaatcaaataatttacaaatgatCAGCCGTACACAATAACAGGAACGCTGCTATTGCATTTtagccataaaaatatttatttttatttatttaaaatggaattTGGACCTTCTGATGCATTTCTAATATCTAATTATGTATAAAAACGACTTAAGAGTTTGAAAAATCTCcatagaatttaaatttttctatcCAGTTAATCATCCGAATAATTGATGACGACACGTGGAAAAAACGACGcactaaaaatgtttgcaagcGACTGGATTCTGAGAATCGATCGTTTCATGGTACAAGTGATCTGACTAAATAAACCTCCAATTATACatccataaataataataccGATAAACCCACCACTGTAGGGGAACATTTGAACGGAGGCTGACCGCCGTGTGTTTGTGTCCGCAGTGGccgacagcagcagcaactggGCCGTGTGTGGGAAGAGTTCAGGGATGGTGCTGATGCCTCTCAGGGTCAACGCCACCCACAAGGTGCAGATCGAGGTCATGCCCCTGTTCGCTGGTCACCTGCCCTTCCCCAGAATCAAAGTCCTCAAGTACCTCCCTCACAACGCTGCGGCGGCCATCCAGCCGGACCCCGGTGAGAGCCCACAGGAAGTGAAGCCTCTGAAACACCAGACCAATCTAATCCATTTGAGCAATTAATCCAATTTTTGgggttttaatttttagaaaatctggattattattattttttttccttcttccctcACCAATGCACTCCTTGCCTTTGTGTAGTTCAGAGTGATATTGGCACATTTAAGAACTGTCATCTTGTCTTGAGACGATAAGTTTACAATAGAAGCTTtaagcttctatttatttgtactttgaattcaggtcattTTTACTATAAAGTGGCCaagattttgtttaattacaagaataaaaatcaTCATATTACCAGAGTAATGTTGTAATATTAGACTTTATAGAAGTGAAAGTAGTAATTTTACtactttatttggtttatttatttttttgttacagagGATTGTTGAGCCTCTTGTGGAGTTATACATTGGGATAAGTTTTACAGTTAAAGAAACACTTATTCTTCTAACACATCAGCTTCACAGTGCTAGTATCAGGACTTTGAAACGACTGTGCAAACAACTTTTAAGGcggtaaaattgcatcttttcTCAGCTAACATCATCTTGTAATTGAACAAAAAGTCTCACAGCAGGATCCCTAACACTCCTCCATTCAAATCACAGCAGGGAGGATTCAAATAAGCGTTTGGTAATTTCTTTCtacaaaagaaattacaaacGACTGAAgcgaacataaaaaaaaaaaagaataaattaaaatccaaactCAGATCTGTTATCATCCAGCTCGAgttatgaggttttttttttactgattcaGCAGGAAGGATGTTGTTCATTTTCCGACTCTTGCTGACCCGTTTTTTAATGTTCCCCTCTCCTCCGCCCGCAGACAGCTGCGTGGAGAACGACAGCCTGTCCCTGCTGGACAAGTCGCTGGACGACCAGGGGGACACGGCGAGCATCCGCAGCCGCGGCAGCGTCCACTCGGTGGGCAGCAGCGACCAGCAGCAGAGGGGCGTGGCCATGCCGCGCCTGGAGCCCTTCAGCGCGGGACAGGTGTTCAACAACAGCCACTCGCAGCAGGTGCTGGTGCTGCCCACCGCCGACGACCACATCATGGAGGTCAACGCCACATGACCCTGGGGGTGAAGACTCCTCCCTGTCCTCTCTGGACGAACTCCTCTGAGAACTCCGGAGCTCATCCGGGCCGAACGCCGCCGACGCGCGGACTCCCCCCCGCCTCCTCCCCTTTTCCGTCTCCGCATGAAACGTTCACTTCACCGGAAACGCAGTGAAGAGCCAACGCCACCCGACGACGAGTTGAAATAAAACCGTGCTCCTTGCCATACTTTGTACATATCTCATTGAATGGAtttatagatataaatatagaaatatatatatgaactgGAGAATCAAATCTGCGCCTGTCGTTGCTATTTTGAACTGAAGGAAAACACTCCTGATTGTCTCATGTCGCACCAAAGCTCTCGATGTTTGTACGCCATGATCTGCTACTGATGTGCCGTCACGCTCAGTGGGCGTGTCCTGCTAGAAGTGACGTTCTGgacctccttttttttttttgggcttTATGTGTGTTTGAGATATTTGCCTCCATCGCTACaattaagttaaaatatttcttttctcatCCTCGCTGACTCTTCTGCTCCACTACTCTCAAGTGTTTCCTCATCACGTACCTTAAAGCGGGAGAATAAGATTTAGGTATTACGGCCCTGAGCGATTAATAGGAGTAGTAACAGTAAAGAGACGACGCCTAATactgaatataataataataataataataattgattttttttaaaaacacactgtGGAAGTTACGCAGTTAAATTTAGGTCCATTTTGAGTAAATGCTGCTTTATTTCCAGCTGATGTTCCATTAAAATAAGTCATTTCTCATTGAACTAATAACAaatgagaggggaaaaaaaaagctcaattttaacttttaaaaataaaacggaTATTTCAAGTTCAATTTGTAGTGTTCAAAAGTTAGTCTTTAAATACCCCTGAGAattcagtgactttttttttttctactatatTAAGCTAAAAATCAACTCAAAAGTCTCATTTAGACCCTGAGAGAAAATAAGAAGCTTAGACTGATGAGgcggtgtgtgttttttctgctttgctgtggctctgtgtgtgtgtgtgtctgtgtgtgtgtgtctttgtatgtctgtgtgtgtgtgtgtgagatcaGGGCAGACTTCTACAGCGGGATCAGCCAGCGTGCGGTACACTCTGTCTTCATGTGCACATGTATTTGCTGTGTGCACACGCGTGTCGCTGAACCTGTCCTATGCACACATGCTGCTGATCCGCGACGATCCAATGAGAGAAATGAGGAACTCTACGATTTGTTTtcgtcttttcttttcttttttccttggGAAAGAATGAATGTCGGCGACCTCCGCCCTGCCCCTTGACCCTCTGCTGTATTCTGACCTCTGTACATACTGACCTGTACATAATGATTGAAATTAAAAAGGATATTTGATGCCAACTGTactgaacaaaaagaaacaaaacattgaatcggttttggttggttggatgtgtCGGGAGTTGAAACgtaaattatatttacatattttggaaagtgtaaaagtttgattttattgtggATCAGCCAAACAGTTACTCTTTGAATCAAGTCTAAATCATTAGgagcataaaaagaaaaactgttttactgTGATCAAAAAGTTATGACTAGACAAAAGACTAGAGgtaaggtattttattttaattgaaattagAAAGCAAAACTGAACGATTATATAGATTTTATACACTGAtttctaatgtttattttttgttgatttatggCTAAATTGGAATActttataaattaaactgaaacgTTACGAGTATCGTAATTATGCAGTCCAGATGTGAGTCGTCCATCAGACCTCAGTCAACCTCTCTACATGAAGGGTAAgtcacaaaaggtcattgctgGGTGTACAGAGTGATGTACTGtaagaaagttgagtggaaggaaaagccGAGGTAGATATGGTATatagaaaaatcagaaacaacctGACAAACTTCCCCCTTTGGTGTGTAAGAAGAACCACCAGACTGTTTCTCAGTGGTGCAAAGTCCTCTTTTCAAGTAAAACCAAACTTTGCTTCTCATTTGGAAACTAAGATCCCAAAGTCCGAGGGAAGAGCGGAGAGGTTACAGAATCCCAAGTTGCTTGAagtccagtttgaattttccaCTTCAGGTGACGGGTTCAGGAGTCGCCGGGTCATCTGGTTGCCACTAGCTGCTTTGACGACTGTAGAGTCACTGTTCTGGTCTGGTCAGCAAACCGCTCTGACCCAAACAACCCAGTGGAGAATCTATGAGGTATTGTCAAGAGGAGACACCGGACCTCTACTGAAACAACAGGAGCCGTCTGAATTATGGGCTAATTCATGCTAATGAAGCCCAAAACTATAAACTAAAAATCCTTttagttttcaataaaaatgaaaaacatttgagagcACAAATCATGTGGCTTAAGGGGTCAACTGTTTCTATTAAACTGAGTTGGGGTTATTTATAGCAAATTTTGACAAAGTAGCTTGAAAAATGGAGCATAGagccggaaaaaaaaaacttaagtgCTGATGCATCAATGTTTCTTTGAGGAAAGTTTCAAAGATACAAAACAGCAATCAGTGATTccgaaaaaacagaaaaaagaaaccacgttacatgtttttttttcctgcattgaatgatttaaataataataacaatcaaTAATCCAGTTTCAAACATAGTAtctgtttcaaaacaaactgaaagagCACACAAAATGAGCACGATGAATAACCATTAAAGTAAGCAAACAATTTCTACAAGGACTGGGAACATTTTGGATTAAATGAgttagcaaaaagaaaactacaaattttGCACTGCTGCTAATTAGAGCAGTACatgtcaataaaataaactgtcagGAGATTAAAACAACgtcttctatttatttttctttggggATGTGTAGTGTAGTACCTTGACTGCACACTAGGTGGTGCAATAAACTCACCACGGGAGCAGAATGAGGTTTGGTGACAGAAGATCAGGCAggtttcatataagggacactagagctcacaaaagaccccctggaggggtcctaaaaaaagcatttatttttaacatacaccacataaaaacacagttttaattAGTTCACGGGAGAAAAAGACGGGATTAAATTCAATCTAATTGAACAAAACCATAATTTAATCTGAATCAGTGCTGTCtttcaatatataaaaaaaaccctagctgtttttatttttgatacattttatttattgttttaaatacttttctgtTGTGTACATAAACCCAGAACACATTCTGAATAAATAACTTCTGAAAGGAATTTTGCAGACAGTACTAGAACCTTCATGTTATGGGGGCCTCAGCTCAGTCCACCTCCACCCCTCCACCTTATCATGTAGGCCTTATCTGTGGCCCTTCCGCCcgctcctcattaacataatgATCCAGCTGCACAGCGGGAGGCTCCCAAAGCCACAGGTGAAGAACCACAGAGCTCCACTTCAGTCCCCTGGACCAAACATGGCTGCTCTGCTGATGTTAGCTGTGTGGCTACTCGGTCTGCAGGCTTTCTCGGACGCGGAGGACAGAAACCACCGAGAGCGGCTTTTCCTCAGGTCCCTCGGTCTTTCTGAGCGGCCGCAGTCCGGAGGAAGCCACCACAGCCGACGCCCCGTCCCCTCCGAGCTGTGGCGGATGTTCCGGAGTTCAGAGAACATTCAGGCCCGCCATAGCGACCCCTGCACGGTGTCCGAGTACGGAGTGCGCGGCAACATCATCCGCTACGTGCAGGACCAAGGTGAGTGAGCTGTTAGTAATGAGGCTCCGGTCTCTTAATTAACTGTAGTCAGTATATTgagtttaaaactaaatgtttcccGTTGTTTTACGCTTAAcgtgttttaaaacaaagttaaagcTTTATTCAATTTAGTTTGGCTAGCTTTAAGATAACACTTTCAATgtttaaccttttaaaaaatattcatgtatttttttatttttttggtaaaacatttacacaaagtTGTCCTTATCAGTCAATGTCAATAGAATTTCTTTTCAtcattggtttgttttaaataattgaaatgcTACCAAACTGGTGATGTGACCTTTCCTTGACCCCTcacccccaccacacacacacacacacacacacacacacacacacacacacacactttcctgTTGAGCTCATTTTCTCCCTTAACTCCACAtcgttttttacttttaaacagtTGATGTGGAACTctggcaaaacctgaaactgctgctgcgcacgCTTGTCAACAGATTGCtgcttttgatatttttccttAAAAGAAATTGTGAAAACATTGAGTAATTTTCCTATCCTTCGCAACAATGTACTGTGATGCATTGACTCCttacataaaactttaattaataCATTAAGGCTTGAGGCTGTAATATGAATAAACCAGAAAGcccatttttcatatttttgcagtgGATTTGAGATGACATCCTACAGCTTAGCATATAGaagaaattgtgatttttttaaaattaattaaaaaattttattaagtCACTGCATTTGACAATCGCAACTTTAAAATGTGCTGCTAGTCTAAAATGGTAAACTCCTTACTTGTGTCTGGTAAGATCAGCCTCGGAGGGAAGCGTACCAACCAGGATTTGCACACGGACCCCGTAAGAGATGCAGTGTTATTTATTGATCACAGCGTTGTTCAGCTAACCCAAAAACGCATCCGATTAATTTAGGAAGCGGCTCAGGTAAAGGCTTTTCCTCTGGGCTCTGTAAATCACTCTGGACCGCTGCTTCAGCAAAAACCCAGCGATGATGCTGCTGCTAAAAATCAGAGTCCAGGCGCTCTGTGTGTTCCACAGAGAAATAAAGAGCCGTGAAATTTCATCTCCACCGTTATTTACGTTGTCGTGCGCTTGGTGTCTCTTCAAGCATCCCCCTCCCCCTGGTAGCCCCCCTCCCTCACCCCTCTCTCTCCCCACAACAAGACCTTGTTAAAGCACAGCTCTCCCTGCTGGTGTCTTGCAGGCAGGCTGGTGTCGGGTTGGAGCAGCAGCTGTCAGGCCTGTCTGGTGAAGCAGCTTTTCTTCAACGTGTCTGTCCTGCAGCCTGTGGAGCTGCTGTCTCTGGCTCAGCTGGAGATCAGGCTCCACTGGAAGCCTCTGGGGCCCGCCGGGCTCCTGCGGGGGCCCCGAGCCGTCAGCATGTCTCTTTCCAGAGTGATCCGAGCCACGCTGCGGGGAGCCGATCCCCGGGCCAGTCGCAGGCTCCTGCTGTCGCAGTCGCTTCGGCCGCAGCTGGAGCCCGCCGCCATCGCCATGGACCTGACGCCGCTGGCGGAGAGCTGGCGCAAACCGGGTCGCAACTACGGCCTGGTCGTGGAGCTGAGTCCGCCGCCCGGTGCGGATCCGGAGGAGCTCACGCCTTTTCTGCCTGGCAACGCCTTCCCATTGGAGGAAGCCTGGACTTTCCCTCTGATGGAGGCCACCCTGGTGGTCGTGTCCCTGAACCCGCACCAGTGTCGCTCCCGGCAAAGGAGGAGCGCCGTTCACGTCCCCGTGACGCCCAGTAACATCTGCAAGGCCCGTCGCCTCTACATTGACTTCAAGGACGTGGGCTGGCAGGACTGGATCATCGCCCCGCCGGGCTACATGGCCAACTACTGCCACGGCGAGTGTCCCTTCCCGCTGAGCGAGAGCCTGAACGGCACCAACCACGCCATCCTGCAGACGCTGGTCCACTCCCTGGACCCCCAGGGGACGCCCCAGCCCTG
Encoded here:
- the gdf3 gene encoding protein DVR-1, with amino-acid sequence MIQLHSGRLPKPQVKNHRAPLQSPGPNMAALLMLAVWLLGLQAFSDAEDRNHRERLFLRSLGLSERPQSGGSHHSRRPVPSELWRMFRSSENIQARHSDPCTVSEYGVRGNIIRYVQDQGRLVSGWSSSCQACLVKQLFFNVSVLQPVELLSLAQLEIRLHWKPLGPAGLLRGPRAVSMSLSRVIRATLRGADPRASRRLLLSQSLRPQLEPAAIAMDLTPLAESWRKPGRNYGLVVELSPPPGADPEELTPFLPGNAFPLEEAWTFPLMEATLVVVSLNPHQCRSRQRRSAVHVPVTPSNICKARRLYIDFKDVGWQDWIIAPPGYMANYCHGECPFPLSESLNGTNHAILQTLVHSLDPQGTPQPCCVPIRLSPISMLYYDNNDNVVLRHYQDMVVDECGCR